GGGGATCTCTGAACGGGTTTTAGCGCAGCTAACCAGCGCTAAACCGTCGAGTTGGAGAGGGCTGTTATCCCGTACTGATATCGCTCCAGAACCGTAGATATCGCTAAACATATAAAAATTATATCTATCCAGTAAATTTGATACACCTACCGGTGCTCCCGGCCGACGGGGAGGGTTCGCAGGACCGCGAAGTCGAACCGGTCGATCCGGATCAGGCCGGCGAAGAGGAGTCCCGCGAGCGCGACCGGAATCCAGTTCCCGAAGGCGGCGTTGATCGCGCCCCAGAGGATCACGAAGCTCACGAGGTCGTCGAGCATGAACGCGCAGTCGTTGACGCGGTCGACCAGCGCCTGCCAGTCGAACGCGAGGTCGAACAGGCCGACGGCCACGGTCGCCGAGAGGATCCACCCGAGGTAGTTCGACCACGGGACGCCGTAGTAGACGCCGCCGGCGTCGTAGGCCCAGAACCCGAGCGCCACGGCTCCGGGGTCGAGGACGAGGTCCACGAGCAGGACCGTGGCGATCACGACCGGGAGGCGGATCGCCCAGCGGCCGGCGCGGTCGCCCAGCAGGAGCAGACAGAGCAGGTAGCTGTTGAGCACGAGCGGGAAGAAGAAGACGGGGAGGCCGACGGGCACGGCGCCGAGCAGCATCGGGCCGAGGTCGACGCCGTACTCGAAGGCGCCGTAGGGCCAGCCGGTCGTCACGCCCACGTACTCGATCCCGTAGGAGTAGGCGGTCAGGGCGAGCAGGGCGGCGGTCGCGCGCCGGTCGAGCAGCGGTGCGACGCCGGCGATCAGTGGGAGTCGCATGACGAGTGTGCCAAAGAGCACGAGATATGGGTTGAAGTTGAGCGGGCCGGGCAGCAGCGACTCGGCGCTGGCCAGGAGCGTGATCGCCCCGACGACGGGGAAGACGACGGCGATGGTGAAGCGGTTCTCGCGGACGAGTCGGTCGAGGCGGGCCTCGATCCGGTCGCGCGCGGCGGGCTCAGCCGCCATAGACGAGCACCCAGAGGCCGCCGAGGGTCATCGCCATGCCGATCAGCGTGTTGATCGCGGGGTACCACCAGTAGGCGTCGTCGACGTCGATCTGGGCGAAGGCGATGCCGAAGACGAGGACGGGGTAGGCGAGCAACAGGGCGCCGAAGCCGACGTGGACGAGCGAGAAGGCGACGGCCGCCGCCAGCCAGCAGGCCGCGCAGTAGTAGTAGGTGCGACGCTTCCCGAGCGCGGTCGCGGTGGTCCGGATCCCCGCCTCGCGGTCGGGTTCGATGTCCGGGATGGCCGAGAAGGTGTGCATCCCCATAGTCCAGAGCCAGCCGGCCGCGATGGCCGCCAGCGGGGGCAAGGTGCCGGCGACGGCGGTGAAGGCGATCACGCCGGGCAGGACGTACAGGCCGTTCGACACCGAATCCAGCAGCGGCGTGGTCTTGAACCGCAGCGGGGGCGCGCTGTACTCGACGGCGAGGAAGAACCACAGGGCCAGCACGCCGGTCGCCACCGGCGGGAGCGAGAGGGCGAACGGGACGCCGAGGGCGCCGCTCAGGACGACGGCCAGCCGGACCCAGCCGTCGTCCCGGAAGCGGACCTCCTGGTCGTCTTTCTTGGGATTTGCCTCGTCCACGTCGGCGTCGAAGGCGTCGTTGACCCCGTAGAGGAAGACGTTCGCGGGCACGGTGAAGTACGCGAGCAGGAGGACGGCGACGGGGGCAAACAGTTCCGCGACGCTCCCGGCGGCGTAGGTCGTGCCGACGATGACTGGCCCGCCCAGGTAGAGCCAGAAGCGCGGCCGGGAGAGCCAGAAGAGATAGCCAGTGCGACTCTCCTGGGAGGGGAGATGGCTGGCGACCGATTCGAGTCGGGAGCGGACGGCGCCGTCGCTCATCTGTCCGCGAGCACGGCGTTGGCGGCGTGTTCGCCGCTGATCAGACACATCGGGACGCCGATCCCGGGGGTGGTGAACGAGCCGGTGAAGTAGAGCCCGTCGACGGCCGACGAGCGGTGTGGCGGGCGCAACAGCGAGGTCTGCCGGAGGGTGTGGGCCAGCCCCAGCGCGGTCCCCTGGATCGAGTTGTAGCGGTCGGCGAACTCCGACACCGAAAATCGCTCCTCGACGGCGATGCGGTCCCGGAGGTCGACGCCGGTGTTCTCGGCGAGGTCGGCGAGCACCTGATCGCGGTAGCGCTGCCGGGTGGTCTCGTCGTCGTCGAGGTCGGGCGCGATGGGCACGAGGACGAACAGATTTCCGTACGCGTCGGTGTCGCCGTCGGGGACCGTCGACGCGTCGGTCTCGGAGGGGACGCAGCAGTAGTACGCCGGATCGTCCGGCCAGGCCGGTTCGTCGAAGATCTGCTCGAAGTGGGGGTCCCAGTCCTCGGGCAGGACCAGTGTGTGGTGGGCGAGTTCGTCGAGGTCGCCCTCGACGCCCAGATAGAGGAGAAAGGCGGAGGGCGCGTAGGTCTTCGAGTCCCAGTAGTCGGCGTCGTACTGGCGCTCGTGTTCGGGGAGGAGTTCCTGCTCGGTGTGGGCGTAGTCGGCGTCGCTCACTACGAGATCGGGATGATACTCGTCTCCGCTCTCGGTCGCGACGAGGAAGCCCTCCTTCCGGCGGGTGATCTCGGCGACCTCCGTGCCGGTGACGTACTCGACGCCGAGTTCCGTGCCAAGGTCGACGACGGCGTCGACTACAGCGCCGATGCCGTTGTCGCGGTCGCCCTTCCCGCGTGGGTAGTGGACGCCGAGGTTGAAGTCGACGTGGCTCATCATGTTGTAGAGCGCGGGGGTGTTGTGCGGCGCGCCGCCGAGGAACACGAGGGTGTACTGCATGATCTGCTGGAGCTTGGGGTTCTCGAAGTAGTCCGCGACGTGGCCCTGCATGTTCCCCAGGAGCTTGAGGCCGACCGGCGCGGCCCGCATCACGTCCAGATCCACCCAGTCGCGCAGCCGCGGGCGGTCCTCGTAGACGAAGTTCTCCATGGCGAGCTCGTAGTTCCGCTTGCTCTCCTCGAGGTAGGCGTCGAAGGCCTCGCCGCCGCCGTCTTCCAGGGAGGCAAACAGCTCGCGGACCTCCTCGCGGTCCGCGGAGACGTCGACCCGCTCGCCGTGTTCTCGCGGGCCCTGCCCGCTCGAATCGGTCGCGGCGCTTCGCGCCTCGCCGTCCTTGAAGAAGATTCGGTAGTGCGGGTCCAGTCGCTCCAGGTCGTAGTAGTCCGAGGGGGAGCGGCCGAATTGGCCGAAGAAGCGCTCGAAGACGTCGGGCATCAGGTACCACGACGGGCCCATGTCGAAGCGAAACCCCTCGACTTCGAGCCGGCTGGCGCGACCGCCCAGTTGCTCGTTTTTCTCGAGCACTCGCACGTCGGCGCCGGCGTCGGCCAGGTAACACGCCGTCGACAGTCCCCCGAACCCTCCACCGACGACGTCGACCGCCGTTCCAGCGAGCGAACTCATTGGGGAAACTAGAGACCGGACGGAGAATAAAAGGGCGGGCTGACCAGTATGGTTCGCCAAGGGTTCACACGATAGAAACCGGGATGGGGCTGCCGATCCAACTGGAAGGCGATGGACGGGACGAACGCCGTCGTCACGGGTGCGAGCAGGGGTATCGGGGCCGCCGTCACTCGCGAGTTCGTCGACGCGGGGGCTCACGTCCTCGCCTGCGCCCGAACCGCGGACGATCTGGAGGACCTGGCCGCTGCCCTGGAATCCGCAGCCGGATCGGTGACCACGCAACGGGCGGACGTCCGCGACGAGTTCGACGTGGAGCGGGCAATGGAGACCGCGGCCCGCGAGAACGGAGCCATCGACGTCGTCGTCGCGAACGCCGGCGTCTACCACGGGACGCCGGGCGAGACGCCCCTGTCCGGGGAGTCCTACGCCGCCTTCGACGATCACCTGCGGACGAACGGTCGGGGCGTGTTCACGACGATTCGCGAGTCGCTGCCCCACCTCGCGCCGGACGCACGCGTGCTCGTCAGCTCCGGACACGTGGCCCGCGAGGCCGAACCGGGCTACGGCTCCTACGCGGTCTCGAAGGCGACCGCCGAGGCCGTGGCTCGGGGGTTCGCCGCCGACCTCGACCAGTCGGTCGGCGTCGTCGACCCCGGCGTCGTGGCGACCGACCTGACCGACGAGCACGGGCGCGACCCGGCCGAGGTCGCCCCGATGTTCCGCTGGGCGGCGACGGCGGCACCCGAGGCCGACCTCGACGGTGCGATCCTGGACCTGGCGACGTGGAAGCGAGCCACCCGCTGACACGCTCGCGAGCGTCGCGTTCGCCGGATCGGAGGATTTATTGGCGCCATCGCACCTCTTCCAACAAGGCCATAATAATATGAGCACTGGTGTTATTAACCGACGAGCGCGCCCGTCGCTGGCGGGACTGGTCGGTGTGGTCGCGCTGATCGCGCTCTCGGGGCTCGCGGTGATGGCGGACCTCGGGAAGGTGCTGGTGATCGCGTGGGTCGCGTTCGCGGCGATGGCGGGGTCGATCCCGCTCGGCGTGCGCGCGGCCGAGAGCGCGAGCGCGACGCGGCTGGTGTGGGGCTACGGGCTGGCCAGCGGCGCGATGATCACGAGCGCGGCGGTCTTCCTCGTGCCGCAGGCGATGGGCTTCGACCCGCGGATCGGCGGGTTCGGCATCGCTGCCGGCATCGTCGTCGGCTTCGGCTCGCACGTTCTGGGTCACCGGCTCTCGCACCTCAACGCCGCGTTCGACGACACGGCCGTCCAGCTGTCGGCCCACGCGCTCTCCGCGGGCGCGATCATCGGCCTCGTCTACGGCGCGATGCCGGAACTGGGCCTCCTGCTAGGGCTGGCCATCGTCTCGCACAAGGGGCCGGCCGGCTACGCGGCCGCGCGTCGGCTGGCGAACGCCGACCGCTCGGCGTCGGTCATCCTCTTTCCCGCGTCAGGCGTCGGCATCACGGCCATCCCGACGGCGTTGCTCGACCTCCCCGCGATCCCGGCGATCAACGCCGCCGTCTTCGGCTTCGCCGCCGGCCTGTTCCTCCACGTCGCTATGGACTTTCTCCCCCGCTGTGAGGTCGGCGGTGAGGTCGGCGAGGTCGCGCAGGTCTCCGACCACGCCCACGAACTGCTCGACCGCCTCCGGATCCACGCCGTCGTCAGCACCTCGCTGGGCGGCCTCGCCGTCTTCGCTGCGTGGCTCGCCGTCGGCGCCTGAGGGGACGATCGGCCGGTTCTCGCCGCTCGCTCGCCCGCGAATCTTGCATTTTCACACGCTCCCCTGGCAAAAAGTCACGTCCGTAGCGGTGTCCGGGAGAATATAAGGAAAATATATCTATTCTGGGGGCTATTGCTGTACATTCAGGGGAAGATTTTTACTATGCCGGGACACACGTGGAGGTAAGCATGGTAGAATGCGACAGCTGTGAAGACGACGTACTGCACGTCTGGAGACACCGCGCGATCGGCGAGACGGTGACCCACCGCGAGCAGCGCTGGGTCTGTGCCGACTGTCACCCGAAACTGGCGAGCACCCTCCGGAACGACGCCGAGGCCGAGTCGACCGAGGAGCCGACGACCGACGCCACGGGGGAGGACGCCGAGAAGGTCATCGTCACCGACGGCGGCCGCTTCGCCTGTCCGTCCTGCGGCGGCGAGACGATAAACGGCCAGGGGCTGTTCGGTTGTCTGTCCTGTTCCTGGACGGGCGTCAACTAGTTCGGCGCCGAGCTCCGTCGTTCCGGTGGCACGCGGCCGGATTCAGTTGTACTCGCGCCAGCGGTTGCCGCACTCCTGGCACTTGAAAAAGCGCGTCGGCGGTTCGTCGGCCGAGCCGGTCTGTTTGATCGTGTACCAGGCCTTGCCGTGCCCGCACTTCTCGCAGGTCACGTCGTCGGCCGTCGGTTTGCCCTCGAAGCTGTCGCCCTCTTCGGTCTCGATCAGTTCGTCCCCGCTCTGTTCCTCGGTAGAGACGAACTTCTCGGCGGCGGCCTCGTCTTTTTCCTGCTCGGCCCCACAGGACGAACAGACCATCACGTCGCCGTCCGCGTGCATCATCGAACCGCACTCGTCACAGAATTGCATAGGAGTTCTCCGGTCTGTTCCGAGATTTGCGACTCCGCCCCTTTTGTCTTTGCAACCGCGGTCGCGCTCGCCGTCGAACCATCAGTTCGAACATAATAGTTTATTAATCAGTTTTTCCAACAGTTCGTCGCCGAGCGATCGGTCGGCCCTCCAGGCACCTGCTTTCCGAAGCCGGGACTCCATCGCTCGCGGCGCTGCGCTGTGGGCAACTGATACTGACGACCCGGCTCGCCGTCGCACGATCCGATCAGAGCGGCTGGAGCGAGTCGATGCCGCGCACCTCGACCCGTGCCCCGCCGGATTCGCTTTCCGTCACCGCCACGGTCCAGTCGTGGGCCTCGACCACTCGCTGGACGATGGCGAGGCCGAGTCCGGTCCCGTCGTCGGCCGTGGTGACGCCGGGTTCGAGCACCTCCTCGCGCCGATCGGCGGGGATGCCGGGGCCGTCGTCTTCGACGAAAAAGCCCGTGCCGTCGGCGTTGCCGAGCGGTCCGACACGGATCGCGGGGTCGGCTGCGCCGTGTTCGACGGCGTCCTCCTGAGCCTGCGAAGGAGGGCTCGTCGAGCCGTGCTCGACGGCGTTGCGAAAGCAGTTCGCGAACGCCTGCGAGAGGCGGTCGGGGTCGGCCCTGAGCGTGGCGTCGCCGTTCTCGACCGAGAGCGTCGCGGGGCCCGAGTCGACGGCCGCCCAGGCGTCGGTGGCGACGGCCTCGAGCGACGTGCGCTCGGTCTCGTCGATGACTCGGCCGTCGCGGGCCAGTTCCAGCACGTCCTCGACGAGCGTCCGCATCCGTTCTAAGGCCTCGGCGATCCGGTCGAGCTGCTCGTCGTCGCCGTCCTCCCGCGCCATCTCCAGGTACGTCTCCGCGATCTCGATGGGGTTGCGCAGGTCGTGGGAGACGACGCTCGCGAAGGTCTCCAGGCGCTCGTTCCGCTCGGTGAGCTCGTCGACCTCGGCCTGCAGTTCGCGCTCGCGCTCGGGGCGGTCGCCGAGGTCGGTGTACAGGAGGTAGCCGCCGTCGTCGGTCGGGACGTTGCGCAGGCGGAACCGGCGTTCGCCACTCGCGGTGTCGCAGTCGGTCTCCCGGTCGAGGGGGTCACCCGACTGGATGGCGCGGGCGACGGCGTCGAGGGCGTCGTCGTCGGCCAGCGTCGCCCGCAGCGAGACCTCGGCGCCGTCGACGGTGAAGGTCTCGCGGAACGCGGGGTTGATAGAGCGGACGACGATTCCGTCGGCCCCTTTCTCGTACTGGACCACGGGGTCCGGGTGGGCCGTGAGCAAGGTGTCCTCGGTCCGGCGCTCCCGTTCGGCCATGCGTCGTCCGGAGTTGGGCGACCCCCTTGGAGTAGCTGTCGACCGTTACGAACCGTGAGCCGGTGGCTCGGACGGTGATATCGCCCGAACGTATTTGAACGCGGCTCCGATACGGGAGACTGACACTGTGTCCCACGAGTTCAGCACCGCGCCGAAGGTTCTGGTCGTCGACGACGAGGAGGACGTCGCAGAAGCTTACGCGTTGAAGCTCAGGGACGACTACGACACAGAGCTGGCCTACGGGGGCGAGGCGGCCCTCGAGATGGCCGACGCGAGCACCGACGCGGTGTTGCTCGACCGCCGGATGCCGGACATCCACGGCGACGAAGTCCTCGAGCGCCTCCGCGAACGGGGCTTCACCGCGCCCGTCATCATGGTGACCGCGGTCGACCCCGACCTCAACATCCTGGAGATGGACTTCGACGACTACCTCTGTAAACCGGTGGACAGGGACACGCTCCGGCAGACGCTCGACCAGCACCTCGAACGGACCGCGACCGATCCCAAGCTCGAGGAGTTTTTCGGCCTGCTGTCGAAACTCTCGGTCCTGGAGGCGGAACTGCAGCCGAGCGAACTGGAAAACGACGAGGAGTTCCAGCGACTCAAGCGTCGCGCGGTGAAACTCAGCGACGAACTCCGGGATTCCGTCGACGATTTCGAGGAGATCGTCGAGACACACCGGTCGGTCGACCGGGGAACGCGCACGTCGCTGTGACTCACTCCCCGCCCAGTTCCGTCCCGCGCTCTTCGAGCGCCCGCTGTTCCGCGACGATCGGACAGTTCAGCAACCGGACCGTCTCCACGTCGAGGAACTCGACGATGGCCGCGCCGTCGTAGGTACAGCGGACCTCCGGGGGCCCGCTGAAGTGCTCGCAGCGCTCGCAGAACCGGTGTTTCGAGACCTCCGAGTAGACCCGGTCCTCCGGCTCCGAGCCGTCCCGATTCTGGAGGTCCTCCCAGACGGCGTCGTGGTCGATCTCCTCGACCCCCGCGGACTCGAAGGCGCAGAACGGGTCGTCGTCCCCTTCCCCCTGCCGAGGCGTCGAGAACGACGCGAAGGGGTCGTCGGTCGGTTCCGCGTCCGCCGGGTCGGCGTCGGGGCCGGCCGCGCCCGCCGCGGTTTCGCCGTCCCGGTCGGTACCGTCCTCGGGACGCTCCCCGACTGCCCCGGGGTCGCCGGGATCCGCCGCGCTTTCCCGATCGAACGGGTCGTCGGGCAGTCGGCCCGGTGGCGACTCGGCGGTCGAGTCGGGGTCCACGGCGTCGAAGTCGTCGCCGTCCGTATCGTCGGCCGGCCCTTCCAGGTCCTCGAAGGGATCGTCCTCGGGCGCCTCGAAGTCGGCGAAGGGGTCGTCGTCCTCGTCGTCAGGCATCGTCGTCCTCCGGGGCCGCGATCCCCTGGGCCTTCACGAGCGTGGGGTTGCCGAAGAAGCTGTCCTTGGGCTCGACGTCGGTGACGGTGGCCTCGCAGTGCGGACACTCGGGGTCGGTCATGAGGGCGATCTCGACGCCCTCGCCACAGACCGTGCATTTGGCCCGGTCGACGTCGAGTTCGGCGGCGGCGCGCTTGATCCCCTCGACGGAGGCGGCCCGCTTCGAGTTCCGCCGGGTGTCGTTCCGCAGGTCTCGGACGACGTGGGCGACGGTCCTGAGTTTCTCTTCGGCGTCCGCCATCGAACCCTCCAGGTCCTCGAGGCGGGCCTCGCTGTCCTCGGCCAGCGCGTCGAGTCGGTCGCGGAGGCTGTCGACGTCGTCGTCGAGTTCCGCGAGGTCGGCCGCCACCTCGTCGACGTCGTCGGCCAGGTCCGGGTGGCCGTGGTCGGCGGGCGCTTTGGCGTCGGTCTCCCGCTTGACCTGGACGACGCGCTCGCGCACGTCCGTGATCTTGGCCATGAAGTCGTCCTCGACCGCGCCGAGGCGTTCGTCGAGGCGGTCGTCGACCCGCCCGCTCGCGCGCTCGGCGGCGGTCTCGGCCACGTCTTCCAGTCGGTCGTCGAGTGCCTCCTGGAGGGTCGCCTCGATCGCGTCCTGCACTTTCGCGTCGACGTCGAGTCGCTCGGCCACGGCCTCTGCGATCTCGGGGAGGCGGTCCCCGAGGGCGTCCTGCACGGCCGTCTCGACGTCGATGGCGTCCGCCAGCGAGTCCGGGTCGGCGTCGTCCAGTTCCTCGGCGGCGCGGTGGGCCGCCAGCAACTGGGCCAGCACGGTCTCCCGGTCGCTCCCCTGGCTCGTGGCCTGCTCGTCGATCCACGTCGCCAACTCCGGCGGGAGCGAAACCGTCACCGGCTCGTCCGTCGGCTCACTGGCCATCTACTCGCAGTTGTCACCTTCGGCAGTTAAGGGTTTGCCACAGTTTATCAGTTCGTAAAACAACGGGACGGCGACTGAAAGCGTGCCTCGCGGCCGAGTGCGGGCCGCTGCGCGATCGGTGCCGGAAACCTGTCAACGGATCTTCCGGACGTCGCTGATGTCGAAGCCGGCGTCGCCGATCTCGGTCTCGAAGCGGATGATGTTCTCGTCCTCGATCCGCGAGAGGACGCCGCGGAACTTCTTGAACACGAGGGTGCGTGCCCGCTCGGAGCCGCCCTGCTCCCACTCGAAGATCATGGTCCCGTTGGCGGCGTCGACGAGCTGGCCGTGCTCTTCGGGCGTGACCGTCTCGTGGTTGACGTGGACGAGGATCAGCCCGTTCCAGGCGTGGGCGGCCTTCTGGAGGCCCTTGACGAGGTAGACGATGTCCGACCAGTCCCGGTCCTCCCCCATCGCGCTGATCAGGTCCGACAGCGAGTCCAGGATGACGAGGTTGCCCGCGGCGTGTTCGTTGAGGTACCGCCCGAGGGCGGCGAAGATGTCCTCGCGGTCGTGTCGGCCGGCCATGTCCCGGATGTGGCCGGTCTCCTCGGCGTACCAGTCCCGGGGGACGCTACTGGCGTGGAAGTACGCCTCGGCCATGTCGACGAACGAGACCGACGAGAAGCCCGACTCGACGATCTCTGTGTCCATGGTCCGGTCCATCTCCCGGTAGAGCTGGTCGCTGTCGGCCGTGAAGGAGACGTAGTGGATCTCGTCGCTCACCGAGGCCTCCGCGTCGAGATTTCCGTAGTAGAGGTCGTGGAGTTCCCGGTCGGCGGTGGCCAGCCCGTTCAGGACGGCGCTCGTGTACATGAACTCTCGCGAGCCGGCCCCCGCCTCGCCCGACAGCAGGACGACGCTGCCCGGCGGTGCCCCCCCGTCGATGATCGTATCCAGCTGCCGGATACCGAAGGGGATGCGGTCCATGCCACCCACAAACGGACCCGCCGCTTTACTACTTGCGGCGGGTTCGGCCGCCGAAACGTCCCCTCAGGAATCGACCCGGATGCCGTCCACCGCGGGTGCGCTGACGACGACCCGGCCGTCGACGCCGACCGATTCGAGTGCGTCGCGGGCGGCCGCGCGGGCCTCGTCGGCCCGAGCCGCGTCGGTCACCGCGTAGACCGCCGGCCCCCACGAGGACTGGCCGGTGCCCGTGATCGCCGGGCAATCGGAGAGTTCGTCGACGATCCGGCCCGCCGGCGGGCGGTAGACGCCGCCCTGTTCGTCGGCGTACCAGGCGCCGTTGAGGCGGCCGAGCGTGGCGACGCCCGCGCCGAAGGTCGCCCGGTCGCCCTCGGCGGCGGCCGGGAGCACGCGCCTGAGGAGGACGCCACCGATCTCGTCGGCGATCCCCGGATCGGCGCGCTCGACGACCGCGCGCATGCTCTCGTCCTCGCGGTCGCCGCTGCGCCCCGCCGACACGTCGGGGACTGCGACGACGAAGCGCCAGTCGTCCGGGAGTTCGTGGCGAGCGGTCACCGGCGGGACCGTCCACTCGCCGTCGGCGGGCGGCGCGGCCGTGAACAGCTCTGTGGGGTGCCCGCCGTCGACGAGGAATCCCCCGCGCTCGGCGACGGCGACGCCGACGCCGCTGCGGCCGCCCCGGCCCATCGCCGGCGCGCGCTCGCGGAAGGACGGTTCGCGGTCATGGGCGGCTGCGACGGCCGCCAGCGTCGCCAGCGCGAGTTGCGTCCCGCTGCCCAGCCCGACGTGGCGGGGGAGCCGCTCGGTCACGGTCACGTCGGCTCCCGAAACCTCCAGCAGGTCGACGGCCGTCCTGGCCTGGGCGGCCACGAGGTCGTCGTCGCAGTGGACCGTGTCGGCGGGGTCGGCTTCCACGACCACCCGCGGCTCCTCGAGGGCGACCCCGACGCCGCCGTAGAGGCGCTCGCGGGCCAGCGAGAGGTTCTGGAAGCCGAAGTGGAGGCGGGCCCCGGCGACCGCGCGTGCAGTCATGGCTGGTCCTTTCGGCCTGACCGACATTGCAGTTGCGGGTTCCAGTGGGCTGCGCCGACTGGCCGCCGGGAGGCCGCTGGTGTCCCCGCGACGGCCGAACCCGTTCGGCCGGGCTCGGATCGCGGGGCGGCGGCTATCGGGGAATTAAAGCCGCCAGCGCGTCTTGTCCTCGCGCATGAGCCAGCAACCGCAGGAACCCACACACGAGGGGAAACCCGACGACCTCCCGAGCAACGAGGTCACGGAGGGGACGGAGAAGGCCCCACACCGCGCGATGTTCCGCGCGATGGGCTACGACGACGAGGACCTCTCCTCCCCCATGGTCGGCGTCGCCAACCCGGCGGCCGACATCACCCCCTGTAACGTGCATCTGGACGACGTCGCCGATTCCGCCTACGAGGGCATCGACGGGGGCGACGGGATGCCCATCGAGTTCGGCACGATCACCATCTCGGACGCCATCTCCATGGGCACCGAGGGGATGAAGGCCTCCCTCATCAGTCGGGAGGTCATCGCCGACTCCGTCGAACTCGTCGCCTTCGGCGAGCGCATGGACGGCCTCGTGACGATCGGCGGCTGTGACAAGAACATGCCCGGGATGATGATGGCCGCCATCCGGACGGATCTCCCCTCGGTCTTCCTCTACGGCGGGTCGATCATGCCCGGTGAGCACGACGGCCGGGAGGTCACCATCCAGAACGTCTTCGAGGGCGTCGGCGCGGTCGCCGACGGCGACATGAGCGAGGACGAACTCGACGACCTGGAGCGCAACGCCTGCCCCGGCGCGGGCTCATGCGGCGGGATGTTCACCGCCAACACGATGGCCTCCATCTCCGAGGCGCTCGGGTTCGCCCCCCTCGGGTCTGCCTCCCCGCCGGCCGAGGACGAGGCCCGCTACGAGGAGGCCGAACGCGCCGGCGAACTCGCCGTCGAGGTCGTCCGGGAGCGGCGCAAGCCCTCCGATTTCCTCACCAAGGGGTCCTTCGAGAACGCCATCGCGCTACAGGTCGCCATCGGCGGGTCGACCAACGCCGTCCTCCACCTGCTGGCGATGGCCGCCGAGGCCGGCGTCGACCTGGACATCCAGGACTTCAACCGCATCAGCGCGCGAACGCCGAAGATCGCCGACCTCCAGCCCGGCGGCGAGAAGGTGATGAACGACCTCCACGAGGTCGGCGGCGTGCCCGTCGTGCTCAAAGAACTCCTCGACGCGGACCTGCTCCACGGCGACGCGCTGACCGTGACGGGCGAGACGATGGCAGAGGCCATCGAAGCGGTCGACCCGCCCGCCATCGCCGACCTGGACGCGGACTTCCTCGAGACGGTCGCGGACCCGATCCACGAGCGCGGCGCGATCCGGATCCTCACGGGCAACCTCGCGCCCGGTGGCGCGGTCATCAAGATCACCGGCGACGACCACCTCCACCACGAGGGTCCCGTCCGGGTGTTCGAGCAGGAGGCCGACGCCATGCGGTACGTCCAGGAGGGGAAGGTCGAGACGGGTGACGCCATCGTCATCCGCAACGAGGGCCCCAAGGGCGGCCCCGGGATGCGGGAGATGCTGGGCGTCACCTCCGCTGTCGCCGGCCAGGGCCACGCCGACGACGTGGCGCTGCTCACCGACGGCCGGTTCTCCGGTGCCACGCGCGGCTTCTCCATCGGCCACGTCGCCCCCGAGGCGTTCGTGGGCGGCCCCATCGCCGCGCTGGAGGACGGCGACGTGCTCACCATCGACATCGACGACCTCGAACTCTCGGTGGACGTCTCCGAGGAAGAGATGGAGCGCCGCCTCGAAGAGCGCGACCCGCCGGAGCCGAACTACACGAACGGCGTGCTGGCGAAGTACGGACAGCTGTTCGACTCGGCGGAAAACGGCGCGGTGACGAGTCCGGGCGCGAAGCGGGACTGAGTTTCGGCGCGGCTCACGTCCCTCGAATCGAGCGGATGGTTATATTCTCGCTGCCAGTCGCGGTGTAGAGGCCGGCGCCGTTCGCGTCGGCGGTCACGTTCACCAGCCGCGCGTCGGTCACGCCGTCGAAGTCGAGGCCCCACAGGCGATTACCGGTCACGGTGAGGTCGCGGACCCGGATCGAACTCGCGTCGCGGACGACGAGCCCGCTCCCCTCGTTATCGGTCGCGGTCGCGTTCCCG
Above is a genomic segment from Halorientalis sp. LT38 containing:
- a CDS encoding ZIP family metal transporter, with the translated sequence MSTGVINRRARPSLAGLVGVVALIALSGLAVMADLGKVLVIAWVAFAAMAGSIPLGVRAAESASATRLVWGYGLASGAMITSAAVFLVPQAMGFDPRIGGFGIAAGIVVGFGSHVLGHRLSHLNAAFDDTAVQLSAHALSAGAIIGLVYGAMPELGLLLGLAIVSHKGPAGYAAARRLANADRSASVILFPASGVGITAIPTALLDLPAIPAINAAVFGFAAGLFLHVAMDFLPRCEVGGEVGEVAQVSDHAHELLDRLRIHAVVSTSLGGLAVFAAWLAVGA
- a CDS encoding phytoene desaturase family protein, which gives rise to MSSLAGTAVDVVGGGFGGLSTACYLADAGADVRVLEKNEQLGGRASRLEVEGFRFDMGPSWYLMPDVFERFFGQFGRSPSDYYDLERLDPHYRIFFKDGEARSAATDSSGQGPREHGERVDVSADREEVRELFASLEDGGGEAFDAYLEESKRNYELAMENFVYEDRPRLRDWVDLDVMRAAPVGLKLLGNMQGHVADYFENPKLQQIMQYTLVFLGGAPHNTPALYNMMSHVDFNLGVHYPRGKGDRDNGIGAVVDAVVDLGTELGVEYVTGTEVAEITRRKEGFLVATESGDEYHPDLVVSDADYAHTEQELLPEHERQYDADYWDSKTYAPSAFLLYLGVEGDLDELAHHTLVLPEDWDPHFEQIFDEPAWPDDPAYYCCVPSETDASTVPDGDTDAYGNLFVLVPIAPDLDDDETTRQRYRDQVLADLAENTGVDLRDRIAVEERFSVSEFADRYNSIQGTALGLAHTLRQTSLLRPPHRSSAVDGLYFTGSFTTPGIGVPMCLISGEHAANAVLADR
- the cruF gene encoding bisanhydrobacterioruberin hydratase, with amino-acid sequence MAAEPAARDRIEARLDRLVRENRFTIAVVFPVVGAITLLASAESLLPGPLNFNPYLVLFGTLVMRLPLIAGVAPLLDRRATAALLALTAYSYGIEYVGVTTGWPYGAFEYGVDLGPMLLGAVPVGLPVFFFPLVLNSYLLCLLLLGDRAGRWAIRLPVVIATVLLVDLVLDPGAVALGFWAYDAGGVYYGVPWSNYLGWILSATVAVGLFDLAFDWQALVDRVNDCAFMLDDLVSFVILWGAINAAFGNWIPVALAGLLFAGLIRIDRFDFAVLRTLPVGREHR
- a CDS encoding prenyltransferase, whose protein sequence is MSDGAVRSRLESVASHLPSQESRTGYLFWLSRPRFWLYLGGPVIVGTTYAAGSVAELFAPVAVLLLAYFTVPANVFLYGVNDAFDADVDEANPKKDDQEVRFRDDGWVRLAVVLSGALGVPFALSLPPVATGVLALWFFLAVEYSAPPLRFKTTPLLDSVSNGLYVLPGVIAFTAVAGTLPPLAAIAAGWLWTMGMHTFSAIPDIEPDREAGIRTTATALGKRRTYYYCAACWLAAAVAFSLVHVGFGALLLAYPVLVFGIAFAQIDVDDAYWWYPAINTLIGMAMTLGGLWVLVYGG
- a CDS encoding transcription factor S, whose protein sequence is MQFCDECGSMMHADGDVMVCSSCGAEQEKDEAAAEKFVSTEEQSGDELIETEEGDSFEGKPTADDVTCEKCGHGKAWYTIKQTGSADEPPTRFFKCQECGNRWREYN
- a CDS encoding SDR family NAD(P)-dependent oxidoreductase — translated: MDGTNAVVTGASRGIGAAVTREFVDAGAHVLACARTADDLEDLAAALESAAGSVTTQRADVRDEFDVERAMETAARENGAIDVVVANAGVYHGTPGETPLSGESYAAFDDHLRTNGRGVFTTIRESLPHLAPDARVLVSSGHVAREAEPGYGSYAVSKATAEAVARGFAADLDQSVGVVDPGVVATDLTDEHGRDPAEVAPMFRWAATAAPEADLDGAILDLATWKRATR